In Syngnathoides biaculeatus isolate LvHL_M chromosome 5, ASM1980259v1, whole genome shotgun sequence, the following are encoded in one genomic region:
- the entpd3 gene encoding ectonucleoside triphosphate diphosphohydrolase 3 isoform X1: MDSKKKVGYKCRIATVLLLLLLASVAALIAVTVIQGNWRFTQYTLEYGIVIDSGSSRSNIYLYEWPGEKENETGVVTEKLNCKVSGGPISELKIDPKKDAQTWQSFKDCMKKVSDAIPVKKHKTTPLFLGATAGMRLLQEKDMQRANEVMDSLKEYLQSLPFAFQNASVITGQEEGLYGWITVNYLLGNFLEKSIWSTYIRPKTSKTVGSMDLGGASTQIAFAVNDELKGADYMHIKLYGYPYNVYTHSFLCYGKNEAEKMLLDKVVQESSDPIYVVNPCYPIGFNITLQATDIYDTECTKKPKNYSLDKQYFMVGSGDSDQCRRITKSIFDFTTCSSAHCSFNGVEQPPVTGEFMAYAGYFFVARALLMTEDTDTIRPTEYDEFKTSLTQFCNTPWSELRMEKAWVSDKYLRTYCFATHYLFTLLTNGYKFDANTWKDIHFQRQVGNTSVGWSLGYMLSSSNMIPSEANEVLPLTDPVFAGLIFLFSALTIISVILIFIILVRTCY, encoded by the exons ATGGATTCAAAGAAGAAAGTGGGTTACAAGTGTCGCATAGCTAcagttctcctcctcctcctcctagcGAGTGTCGCCGCGCTTATAGCTGTCACCGTCATCCAGGGCAACTGGAGGTTCACACAGTATACCTTAGAG TACGGCATAGTGATTGACTCGGGATCATCTCGGTCCAACATCTATCTGTATGAGTGGCCAGGTGAGAAGGAGAACGAAACAGGAGTGGTGACAGAGAAACTGAACTGTAAAGTTTCTG GTGGTCCAATCTCTGAATTGAAAATTGATCCAAAGAAAGACGCACAGACATGGCAGAGCTTCAAAGATTGCATGAAAAAAGTCTCTGATGCCATCCCTGTTAAAAAGCACAAAACCACGCCGCTTTTCTTGGGGGCTACTGCTGGAATGAGACTCTTACA AGAGAAGGACATGCAGCGGGCTAATGAAGTCATGGACAGTCTGAAAGAATATCTGCAATCTCTGCCCTTTGCCTTCCAAAATGCATCTGTCATTACTGGTCAGGAGGAAGGACTATACGGGTGGATTACTGTCAACTATTTGTTGGGAAATTTTCTTGAG AAAAGCATATGGAGCACCTATATTCGTCCAAAGACATCAAAGACAGTGGGTTCAATGGATCTTGGTGGGGCATCAACACAAATCGCCTTTGCGGTTAACGATGAGCTCAAGGGGGCCGATTACATGCACATCAAGCTGTACGGCTACCCTTACAATGTCTACACCCACAGTTTTCTCTGCTATGGCAAGAATGAAGCTGAGAAGATGCTTCTGGATAAAGTGGTTCAG GAATCATCAGACCCCATTTATGTTGTCAACCCCTGCTATCCCATTGGCTTCAACATCACCCTTCAGGCCACCGACATTTATGACACAGAATGCACAAAGAAACCAAAGAATTACTCTCTGGATAAACAATACTTCATGGTGGGATCTGGCGACTCAGACCAATGTCGGAGAATAACAAAATCCATATTTGATTTCACCACTTGTTCCTCGGCTCACTGTTCCTTCAATGGCGTGGAGCAGCCGCCAGTCACTGGTGAATTCATG GCATATGCAGGCTATTTCTTTGTCGCCAGAGCTTTGTTGATGACGGAAGATACCGACACCATCAGACCAACAGAGTATGATGAGTTCAAAACATCACTCACTCAATTTTGTAACACACCTTGGAGCGAG CTGAGGATGGAAAAGGCGTGGGTGTCAGACAAATACCTCCGCACCTATTGCTTTGCAACTCATTACTTGTTCACGTTGTTGACCAACGGTTACAAATTTGACGCAAACACGTGGAAAGACATTCACTTTCAAAGACAG GTGGGGAACACCAGTGTCGGTTGGAGTTTGGGCTACATGCTTAGTAGCTCCAATATGATCCCGTCTGAGGCGAATGAAGTCCTCCCATTGACTGATCCTGTCTTTGCCGGTCTTATCTTTCTATTTTCAGCTCTGACCATTATTAGCGTCATCTTGATTTTCATCATTCTTGTTCGCACATGCTATTAA
- the entpd3 gene encoding ectonucleoside triphosphate diphosphohydrolase 3 isoform X2: MSDCFARGTTHYTYGIVIDSGSSRSNIYLYEWPGEKENETGVVTEKLNCKVSGGPISELKIDPKKDAQTWQSFKDCMKKVSDAIPVKKHKTTPLFLGATAGMRLLQEKDMQRANEVMDSLKEYLQSLPFAFQNASVITGQEEGLYGWITVNYLLGNFLEKSIWSTYIRPKTSKTVGSMDLGGASTQIAFAVNDELKGADYMHIKLYGYPYNVYTHSFLCYGKNEAEKMLLDKVVQESSDPIYVVNPCYPIGFNITLQATDIYDTECTKKPKNYSLDKQYFMVGSGDSDQCRRITKSIFDFTTCSSAHCSFNGVEQPPVTGEFMAYAGYFFVARALLMTEDTDTIRPTEYDEFKTSLTQFCNTPWSELRMEKAWVSDKYLRTYCFATHYLFTLLTNGYKFDANTWKDIHFQRQVGNTSVGWSLGYMLSSSNMIPSEANEVLPLTDPVFAGLIFLFSALTIISVILIFIILVRTCY, translated from the exons ATGAGTGATTGTTTTGCCAGAGGAACGACGCACTACACA TACGGCATAGTGATTGACTCGGGATCATCTCGGTCCAACATCTATCTGTATGAGTGGCCAGGTGAGAAGGAGAACGAAACAGGAGTGGTGACAGAGAAACTGAACTGTAAAGTTTCTG GTGGTCCAATCTCTGAATTGAAAATTGATCCAAAGAAAGACGCACAGACATGGCAGAGCTTCAAAGATTGCATGAAAAAAGTCTCTGATGCCATCCCTGTTAAAAAGCACAAAACCACGCCGCTTTTCTTGGGGGCTACTGCTGGAATGAGACTCTTACA AGAGAAGGACATGCAGCGGGCTAATGAAGTCATGGACAGTCTGAAAGAATATCTGCAATCTCTGCCCTTTGCCTTCCAAAATGCATCTGTCATTACTGGTCAGGAGGAAGGACTATACGGGTGGATTACTGTCAACTATTTGTTGGGAAATTTTCTTGAG AAAAGCATATGGAGCACCTATATTCGTCCAAAGACATCAAAGACAGTGGGTTCAATGGATCTTGGTGGGGCATCAACACAAATCGCCTTTGCGGTTAACGATGAGCTCAAGGGGGCCGATTACATGCACATCAAGCTGTACGGCTACCCTTACAATGTCTACACCCACAGTTTTCTCTGCTATGGCAAGAATGAAGCTGAGAAGATGCTTCTGGATAAAGTGGTTCAG GAATCATCAGACCCCATTTATGTTGTCAACCCCTGCTATCCCATTGGCTTCAACATCACCCTTCAGGCCACCGACATTTATGACACAGAATGCACAAAGAAACCAAAGAATTACTCTCTGGATAAACAATACTTCATGGTGGGATCTGGCGACTCAGACCAATGTCGGAGAATAACAAAATCCATATTTGATTTCACCACTTGTTCCTCGGCTCACTGTTCCTTCAATGGCGTGGAGCAGCCGCCAGTCACTGGTGAATTCATG GCATATGCAGGCTATTTCTTTGTCGCCAGAGCTTTGTTGATGACGGAAGATACCGACACCATCAGACCAACAGAGTATGATGAGTTCAAAACATCACTCACTCAATTTTGTAACACACCTTGGAGCGAG CTGAGGATGGAAAAGGCGTGGGTGTCAGACAAATACCTCCGCACCTATTGCTTTGCAACTCATTACTTGTTCACGTTGTTGACCAACGGTTACAAATTTGACGCAAACACGTGGAAAGACATTCACTTTCAAAGACAG GTGGGGAACACCAGTGTCGGTTGGAGTTTGGGCTACATGCTTAGTAGCTCCAATATGATCCCGTCTGAGGCGAATGAAGTCCTCCCATTGACTGATCCTGTCTTTGCCGGTCTTATCTTTCTATTTTCAGCTCTGACCATTATTAGCGTCATCTTGATTTTCATCATTCTTGTTCGCACATGCTATTAA